A genomic window from Streptomyces broussonetiae includes:
- a CDS encoding DUF4259 domain-containing protein encodes MGTWDVGPFDNDDAADFALALDEATLDNRESLVRSALERAANAMDYLSDTDAVLAVAAAALVVAQHPGGEPTCANYGPSQPMPKFPADFKKLAVDALGQVVAESSELAERWDESSNGRKWSQAITRLRDILDPPIPPQEEVLFDI; translated from the coding sequence ATGGGGACCTGGGACGTCGGCCCCTTCGACAACGACGACGCTGCGGACTTCGCCCTCGCCTTGGACGAGGCCACCTTGGACAACCGCGAAAGTCTGGTCCGCAGCGCGCTCGAACGCGCCGCCAACGCCATGGATTACCTCAGCGACACCGATGCCGTGCTGGCAGTGGCTGCCGCTGCCCTGGTCGTCGCTCAACACCCGGGCGGTGAACCAACCTGCGCGAACTACGGCCCTTCGCAGCCAATGCCAAAGTTCCCCGCCGACTTCAAGAAACTGGCCGTCGACGCCTTGGGCCAGGTCGTCGCGGAGTCGTCCGAACTTGCCGAGCGGTGGGATGAATCCTCGAACGGCCGCAAATGGAGCCAGGCGATCACTCGCCTACGCGACATCCTCGACCCTCCGATCCCGCCACAAGAGGAAGTCCTCTTCGACATCTAG
- the istB gene encoding IS21-like element helper ATPase IstB: MSELVTARLRSTAAKLGLPHTAASLDHLIQRADAGKMGYLDFLDLALSEELAVRDDRRFHTGLRLSRLPHHKTLEDYDFSFQPELDPRKIRDLATLAFVETRTNVALLGPPGVGKTHIAVGLAVAACRAGFTIYFTSLDDMVRQLKEADRIGRLPARMRQYQRPDVLVVDEVGYLPLDRDEANLVFQLISKRYEKGSIILTSNKTFGEWGQVFGDEVLATAILDRLLHHCEVVSINGNSYRLKNKLFAIDGGDAATA; this comes from the coding sequence GTGAGCGAACTGGTCACCGCCCGACTGCGATCCACCGCCGCCAAGCTCGGCCTGCCCCACACGGCGGCCAGTCTCGACCACCTGATCCAGCGCGCGGACGCCGGCAAGATGGGCTACCTCGACTTCCTCGACCTGGCCCTGTCCGAAGAACTGGCCGTCCGGGACGACCGCCGCTTCCACACCGGCCTGCGGCTGTCCCGGCTGCCGCACCACAAGACGCTTGAGGACTACGACTTCTCGTTCCAGCCGGAACTCGACCCCCGCAAGATCCGCGACCTGGCCACCTTGGCCTTCGTCGAAACCAGGACCAACGTCGCCCTGCTGGGACCGCCCGGGGTCGGAAAGACCCACATCGCGGTGGGGCTGGCCGTCGCGGCTTGCCGGGCCGGGTTCACCATCTACTTCACCAGCCTCGACGACATGGTCCGGCAGCTCAAAGAGGCCGACCGGATCGGCCGGCTGCCCGCCAGGATGCGGCAGTATCAGCGGCCCGACGTTCTCGTGGTCGACGAGGTGGGCTATCTCCCACTCGACCGGGACGAGGCCAACCTCGTCTTCCAGCTGATCTCGAAGCGATACGAGAAGGGCTCGATCATCCTCACCTCGAACAAGACCTTCGGAGAGTGGGGACAGGTGTTCGGAGACGAGGTCCTCGCCACCGCCATCCTCGACCGTCTCCTGCACCACTGCGAGGTCGTCTCCATCAACGGCAACAGCTACCGGCTGAAGAACAAGCTGTTCGCCATCGACGGCGGCGACGCAGCGACCGCCTGA
- the istA gene encoding IS21 family transposase, translated as MILHSERWMDLRRFRALHEAGMSISAIARETGLNWRTVKKYVEAPPPVVPPKGPPRKGCNPQVIEPFKPVIDAWLRADITLKGTVIHERLVAQYGFTGNYQRVKIYLQQARPQVMAELGIGPDELDGLHRRFEVIPGAQAQVDWGDEGGVLTHVGIKKVYSFHMVLSYSRDPFCCFTTSMDLATFWDCHRRAFAHFGGVPKVIVYDRTKTVVRRHVAPGEAVPLHPEAVAFAGHYNFDIDVLAAYRPTGKGRVERQVTIVRDHVLAGRSFDSVVQMDAAFVDWVPLRRARTHRTHHEVIGLRAERDHAALRPLPSRPYLVTDRHLRHVGKDCLVAFEASLYSVPARRVRPRQLVEVRAGGDSISLHLLAPDLTGATLLAVHPRSHTRGAWVVDDAHWNGLPDGSGRRTTTHVTEPARRSGTATASDSPLQELIKQSPAAQVPVGKRPLSFYDDIAGTGPKPRPRIVSDSKDTA; from the coding sequence ATGATCCTGCACTCGGAGCGTTGGATGGATCTGCGCCGGTTTCGCGCCCTGCATGAAGCAGGGATGAGCATCTCCGCCATCGCCCGGGAGACCGGGCTGAACTGGCGGACTGTCAAGAAGTATGTCGAGGCGCCACCGCCGGTGGTGCCGCCGAAAGGGCCGCCCCGCAAGGGCTGCAATCCGCAGGTGATCGAGCCGTTCAAACCGGTCATCGACGCCTGGCTGCGGGCCGACATCACGCTGAAGGGCACGGTGATCCACGAACGGCTCGTCGCCCAGTATGGGTTCACCGGCAACTACCAGCGAGTGAAGATCTATCTGCAGCAGGCTCGGCCGCAGGTGATGGCCGAGCTGGGCATCGGCCCGGACGAACTCGATGGCCTGCACCGCCGGTTCGAGGTGATCCCCGGCGCCCAGGCCCAGGTCGACTGGGGCGACGAGGGCGGCGTCCTCACGCACGTCGGGATCAAGAAGGTGTACTCCTTCCACATGGTCCTGTCCTACTCACGGGACCCGTTTTGCTGCTTCACCACGTCGATGGACCTGGCGACGTTCTGGGACTGCCACCGTCGGGCATTTGCCCACTTCGGAGGGGTCCCCAAGGTGATCGTCTACGACCGGACCAAGACCGTCGTGCGCCGACACGTCGCCCCAGGCGAAGCGGTCCCGCTGCATCCGGAAGCCGTCGCGTTCGCCGGGCACTACAACTTCGACATCGATGTGCTGGCCGCCTATCGGCCCACCGGAAAGGGCCGGGTCGAGCGGCAGGTGACCATCGTCCGTGATCACGTGCTGGCGGGCCGGTCGTTCGACTCGGTGGTGCAGATGGATGCCGCCTTCGTCGACTGGGTGCCGCTGCGGCGGGCCCGAACCCATCGCACGCACCATGAAGTGATCGGTCTGCGGGCCGAACGCGACCATGCCGCCCTGCGACCGCTTCCGTCCCGGCCTTACCTGGTCACCGACCGACACCTGCGGCACGTCGGCAAGGACTGCCTGGTCGCGTTCGAGGCCAGCCTCTACTCGGTGCCCGCCCGTCGCGTCCGCCCCCGACAGCTGGTCGAGGTCCGTGCCGGCGGCGACAGCATCTCCCTGCACCTGCTGGCCCCGGACCTGACAGGGGCGACCCTGCTGGCCGTTCATCCCCGGTCGCACACCCGCGGCGCCTGGGTCGTCGACGACGCCCACTGGAACGGCCTGCCCGACGGATCCGGCCGCCGCACCACCACACACGTCACCGAACCGGCTCGCCGGTCCGGGACGGCGACCGCGTCGGACAGCCCACTCCAAGAACTGATCAAACAGTCACCAGCTGCCCAAGTTCCTGTCGGCAAACGTCCGTTGTCGTTCTACGACGACATCGCCGGCACCGGTCCCAAGCCCCGTCCCCGCATCGTTTCGGACTCGAAGGACACCGCGTGA
- a CDS encoding Cmx/CmrA family chloramphenicol efflux MFS transporter, whose protein sequence is MSLPLYLLAVAVFAMGTSEFMLAGLLPDIASDLNVTVGTAGVLTSAFAIGMIVGAPLVAALARRWSRRSSLLGFILAFAAAHAVGAITTSFPVLFATRFVAALANAGFLAVALAAATTLVSPDKKGRALAVLLSGTTTATIAGVPGGSVLGTLLGWRATFWAVAALCLPAALGILKGIPAGRAKERMPGGPALRAELAQLARRRLLLVMLLGALVNAATFAGFTFLAPVVTGTAGLSELWISVALVLFGIGSFAGVTVAGRLSDQHPGPVIAVGGPLLLVGWPALAVLADKPLALLALVFIQGALSFALGSTLITRVLYEAAGAPTMAGSCATAALNVGAAVGPLIAATTLSTAAGNLGPLWSSGFLVAVALLLAFLFRTVIAAGRSTEVLQ, encoded by the coding sequence ATGTCTCTTCCGCTGTATCTGCTTGCCGTGGCCGTCTTCGCCATGGGCACCTCGGAGTTCATGCTCGCCGGCCTTTTGCCGGACATCGCCTCCGATCTCAACGTCACTGTCGGGACAGCAGGCGTGCTCACCTCGGCCTTCGCAATCGGCATGATCGTCGGTGCCCCTCTTGTGGCCGCACTTGCCCGTAGGTGGTCCAGGCGCTCCAGCCTGCTCGGGTTCATCCTCGCTTTCGCGGCAGCCCACGCCGTGGGCGCCATCACCACCAGCTTCCCGGTCCTGTTTGCCACTCGGTTCGTCGCCGCGCTCGCAAACGCGGGGTTCCTCGCCGTCGCTTTGGCGGCTGCCACCACCCTGGTCTCGCCTGACAAGAAGGGGCGTGCGCTGGCCGTGCTGCTGTCAGGCACGACGACCGCCACGATTGCCGGTGTCCCGGGTGGGTCGGTGCTCGGCACGCTGCTCGGCTGGCGTGCCACATTCTGGGCTGTCGCCGCTCTCTGCCTGCCTGCAGCTCTCGGCATCCTGAAGGGAATCCCAGCGGGACGGGCGAAGGAACGGATGCCTGGCGGACCAGCCCTGCGAGCGGAACTCGCCCAGCTGGCACGGCGTAGGTTGCTCCTGGTGATGCTGCTCGGTGCGCTGGTGAACGCGGCCACCTTCGCCGGCTTCACTTTCCTCGCCCCCGTCGTGACCGGCACCGCCGGGCTCAGTGAACTGTGGATCTCTGTCGCCCTGGTGCTCTTCGGTATCGGTTCCTTCGCCGGAGTCACGGTCGCCGGTCGGCTGTCCGACCAGCACCCCGGCCCGGTCATCGCGGTCGGCGGCCCGCTGCTGCTCGTCGGCTGGCCGGCCCTGGCCGTGCTGGCCGACAAGCCGCTCGCCCTGCTCGCCCTCGTGTTCATCCAGGGAGCCCTGTCCTTCGCGCTGGGCAGTACCCTGATCACGCGGGTCCTTTACGAAGCCGCGGGAGCCCCGACCATGGCCGGCTCGTGCGCGACCGCGGCGCTCAACGTGGGCGCCGCCGTCGGCCCTCTCATCGCCGCGACCACCCTCAGCACCGCGGCCGGGAACCTCGGGCCTCTGTGGTCGAGCGGATTCCTGGTCGCCGTTGCGCTGCTCCTTGCGTTCCTCTTCCGCACCGTGATCGCGGCTGGCCGAAGCACCGAGGTGCTCCAGTGA